A genome region from Arachidicoccus soli includes the following:
- a CDS encoding glycoside hydrolase family 43 protein, producing MNKKLLIFLSFSAFFFSQKKVDAQVAHISKAWVPDLGNGNYKNPILFADYSDPDVCRVGKDYYLIASSFDAVPGLPILHSNDLVNWTIIGHALLRQPPYKHFSKTQHGNGVWAPAIRYHNDSFYIYYPDPDFGIYVVKAKKTTDVWSKPILVEAGKGLEDPCPFWDKDGQGYLVHAFAGSRAGIRNILVLHKLNRWGTKMADEGVIVYDGHKDDPGIEGPKMYKRNGYYYIFAPAGGVSGGYQMVLRSKNIWGPYERKTVMHQGSTAINGPHQGAWVTTPDEKQSWFIHFRDMGAYGRVDYLEPMIWKNDWPIIGIDKDGEGIGEPVISYRKPDVGKAYPLQTPQTSDEFNGHRLGLQWQWQANPKATWYFLTSEGALRLYAQPLLKDDKNYWDVPNILMQKFPADKFTATTKLTFHAIQNQDKVGFVIMGMDYAYLSLTKVDNGFQVSFATCKKANEGAKEIIQTIKSISDSTIYFRVNVSADAKCQFSYSLDGSEFVHVGNSFQAKEGRWIGAKLGLFCTSSGWNKDSGFADFDWFRIEPLTK from the coding sequence ATGAATAAAAAATTACTGATTTTTCTAAGCTTTTCTGCTTTTTTCTTTTCTCAAAAAAAAGTAGATGCACAGGTTGCCCATATCTCAAAAGCCTGGGTACCTGACTTAGGGAATGGGAACTACAAAAACCCTATTCTTTTTGCCGATTATTCCGATCCAGATGTTTGTCGTGTCGGCAAAGATTATTATTTAATTGCCTCTAGCTTCGATGCCGTACCAGGGTTACCTATTTTACATTCTAATGATTTGGTCAACTGGACAATTATCGGGCATGCACTTTTGCGCCAGCCTCCCTATAAACATTTTTCTAAAACACAGCACGGCAACGGTGTTTGGGCGCCGGCAATCCGTTACCACAACGATTCTTTTTATATTTATTACCCAGACCCGGATTTTGGCATTTATGTCGTAAAAGCAAAAAAAACAACTGATGTTTGGAGTAAACCTATTTTGGTGGAAGCTGGAAAGGGACTGGAAGATCCTTGTCCTTTTTGGGATAAGGACGGCCAAGGTTATTTAGTACATGCTTTTGCTGGAAGCCGTGCCGGAATCAGGAATATTCTGGTTTTGCATAAACTTAATCGATGGGGAACAAAAATGGCAGACGAAGGGGTTATTGTTTATGATGGCCACAAAGATGATCCGGGAATTGAAGGCCCCAAGATGTATAAACGCAATGGGTATTATTATATATTTGCGCCTGCAGGTGGTGTTTCAGGTGGCTACCAGATGGTTTTGCGCTCCAAAAATATTTGGGGCCCTTATGAAAGAAAAACGGTAATGCATCAAGGTAGCACGGCTATTAATGGGCCACATCAAGGAGCCTGGGTTACAACACCTGACGAAAAGCAATCCTGGTTTATTCATTTTAGAGATATGGGCGCTTATGGAAGAGTAGATTATTTGGAGCCGATGATCTGGAAAAATGATTGGCCAATTATTGGCATAGACAAGGATGGAGAGGGAATAGGAGAGCCGGTAATTTCTTATAGAAAACCAGATGTTGGGAAAGCTTATCCTCTGCAAACACCGCAGACTTCCGACGAATTTAATGGACATCGTTTAGGGCTGCAATGGCAATGGCAAGCCAATCCAAAAGCTACCTGGTATTTTTTGACAAGCGAAGGTGCATTGAGATTATATGCACAGCCATTACTAAAAGATGATAAAAACTATTGGGATGTACCGAATATTTTGATGCAGAAATTTCCGGCTGATAAATTTACTGCAACAACCAAATTGACTTTTCATGCGATACAAAACCAAGATAAAGTGGGGTTTGTAATTATGGGAATGGATTATGCTTATTTATCCTTGACAAAAGTTGATAATGGATTTCAAGTCTCGTTTGCGACATGTAAAAAAGCAAATGAAGGAGCAAAAGAAATTATTCAGACGATTAAATCGATTTCAGATAGTACTATTTATTTTCGTGTAAATGTAAGTGCTGATGCAAAATGCCAGTTTAGTTATAGTTTAGATGGAAGCGAATTTGTACATGTCGGAAATAGCTTTCAAGCGAAAGAAGGCAGATGGATAGGTGCAAAATTGGGACTTTTCTGTACAAGCTCAGGATGGAACAAAGACAGTGGCTTTGCCGATTTTGACTGGTTTAGAATAGAACCCTTAACGAAATAA
- a CDS encoding pectinesterase family protein, producing MSRKIILIFGFVCTLIFTSARVFASDYKSKITVAKDGSGDFTSIEKAIESCKSFPDQRITIFIKNGVYKEKVIIPSWNTKISLIGQNKDSTIISFGDYFGKINKGPNSTFYTATLLVQANDFHAENLTIENSAGPIGQAVALDVEGDRCSFINCRLLGNQDTVYASGENFRQYFKDCYITGTTDFIFGEATALFEDCEIVCKANSYITAASTPENTKYGFVFRNCTLKALAKVTKVFLGRPWRKYANVVYLECNLGKFIAPEGWQNWSRTENYKTVFYAEYHNKGEGSNLSARVSWAKQLTQEQANQYTVKNILSGNDNWNPLAN from the coding sequence ATGAGCAGAAAAATTATTTTAATTTTTGGTTTTGTTTGTACTTTGATTTTTACAAGTGCAAGAGTTTTTGCAAGTGATTATAAGTCGAAAATTACAGTCGCTAAAGACGGTAGCGGAGACTTTACCTCTATTGAGAAAGCTATAGAATCCTGTAAGTCCTTTCCTGATCAACGTATTACTATTTTTATTAAAAATGGCGTGTATAAGGAGAAAGTCATTATCCCGTCCTGGAATACAAAAATCTCATTGATTGGACAAAATAAGGATAGTACAATTATTTCCTTCGGAGATTATTTCGGTAAAATAAATAAAGGTCCCAATAGTACTTTTTATACGGCCACTTTACTTGTTCAAGCCAATGATTTTCATGCAGAAAACCTGACAATAGAAAATAGCGCAGGTCCTATAGGGCAGGCAGTCGCGCTGGATGTAGAGGGAGACCGGTGTTCTTTTATTAATTGTAGGCTTTTGGGGAATCAGGACACGGTATACGCCTCTGGTGAGAACTTCCGGCAATATTTCAAAGATTGTTATATTACCGGTACTACCGATTTTATTTTTGGGGAAGCAACGGCTCTTTTTGAGGACTGTGAAATTGTTTGCAAAGCGAACTCTTATATTACAGCAGCTTCTACCCCTGAAAATACTAAATATGGTTTTGTATTTAGAAATTGTACCCTGAAAGCTTTGGCTAAAGTGACAAAGGTATTCCTTGGCAGGCCCTGGCGCAAATATGCCAATGTAGTGTATCTGGAATGTAATCTGGGGAAGTTTATTGCACCGGAAGGATGGCAGAACTGGTCCAGAACTGAAAATTATAAAACAGTCTTTTATGCAGAATATCATAATAAGGGAGAGGGAAGTAATTTATCGGCTAGAGTTTCTTGGGCTAAGCAACTTACCCAAGAACAAGCAAACCAATATACTGTAAAAAATATTTTATCGGGCAATGATAATTGGAATCCTTTGGCAAATTAA
- a CDS encoding SGNH/GDSL hydrolase family protein, with protein MQKKNGLMMFLMLLTGIACMSFKDKVHGKIVCFGDSITYGAKVDGHSWVWHLQQANYPGVSFINEGRSGRKTADKKELLPVLQRHADADYYLIFLGVNDLKDGNAAMVNSCIENMQWMVDQIHAADAKAKIVILSPSAINLNTMSQVNVAKKYNENTSKSLKALEKKYKALARKDHLGFISLLNTVSKPNYADGLHPDLKGQQQIAAAVWKGLNKIY; from the coding sequence ATGCAAAAGAAGAATGGGTTGATGATGTTTTTAATGCTTTTAACGGGCATTGCTTGTATGTCTTTTAAAGATAAGGTTCATGGTAAGATTGTTTGCTTTGGTGACTCGATTACCTATGGCGCGAAGGTAGATGGCCATAGTTGGGTTTGGCATCTGCAACAAGCCAACTATCCTGGTGTATCATTTATAAATGAGGGCAGGAGTGGAAGGAAAACTGCCGATAAAAAAGAACTCTTACCTGTCTTACAAAGACACGCTGATGCTGATTATTATTTAATTTTTCTAGGAGTCAATGACTTAAAAGATGGGAATGCCGCCATGGTAAACAGCTGCATAGAAAATATGCAATGGATGGTGGACCAGATTCACGCTGCAGATGCGAAAGCAAAAATAGTGATCCTTTCTCCTTCCGCAATTAATTTGAACACAATGTCGCAAGTAAATGTTGCGAAAAAATATAATGAAAATACAAGTAAGTCTTTAAAGGCTTTGGAAAAAAAATATAAGGCTTTGGCCAGAAAAGATCATCTTGGTTTTATTAGCTTGTTGAACACGGTTTCAAAGCCTAATTATGCGGACGGGTTGCATCCGGACTTGAAGGGCCAACAACAAATTGCAGCAGCTGTATGGAAAGGGTTGAATAAAATCTATTAA
- a CDS encoding pectinesterase family protein, with the protein MICLFSFAQKRNEIIVAKDGSGDFTTVQGAFDKIPSDNKLPVTIFIKKGIYKEKLHLTKSKKLVTLIGEDAANTILTFDDHTGRVAPSGETIGTSTSFSFLINADDFTARNISFQNDAGYNAGQAVAVHINGDRVAFYNCRFLGNQDVLLTNNKDSRAYFKNCYIEGTTDFIFGAATAYFDHCSIYCKRDSHITAAATPQDHAFGYVFYDCKITGASNVTKADLGRPWRDYACVAFIHCYLGHVIKPEGWSNWHNTNRDKTARYFEYQSYGPGADPSGRVAWSHQLTAEQAKTYTIKNVFNNWIPTDK; encoded by the coding sequence ATGATTTGTCTTTTTTCTTTTGCACAGAAGAGAAATGAAATCATTGTTGCCAAAGACGGCAGTGGGGATTTTACAACTGTTCAAGGGGCATTTGATAAAATTCCTTCGGATAATAAACTGCCTGTTACTATCTTTATTAAGAAGGGCATTTACAAGGAGAAGCTACATTTGACTAAATCCAAAAAGTTGGTAACCTTAATTGGCGAAGATGCTGCTAATACGATTCTTACTTTCGACGATCATACCGGAAGAGTTGCTCCTTCCGGTGAAACGATTGGCACAAGCACTTCATTTAGTTTTCTGATTAATGCAGATGATTTTACAGCTAGAAATATTTCCTTTCAAAACGATGCAGGGTATAATGCCGGGCAGGCTGTAGCAGTGCATATCAACGGAGACAGGGTCGCATTTTACAATTGTAGATTTTTAGGGAATCAAGATGTTTTGTTGACCAATAATAAGGATAGTCGTGCGTATTTTAAGAATTGTTATATTGAAGGAACAACCGATTTTATTTTTGGTGCAGCCACCGCTTATTTTGATCATTGCTCCATTTATTGTAAAAGAGATTCGCATATTACAGCAGCCGCTACACCGCAGGATCATGCTTTTGGATATGTATTCTATGATTGTAAAATTACCGGGGCTTCTAATGTTACAAAGGCGGATTTAGGAAGACCTTGGCGTGATTATGCCTGTGTGGCCTTTATTCATTGTTACCTTGGTCATGTTATAAAACCGGAGGGTTGGTCCAATTGGCATAACACAAATAGAGATAAAACAGCTCGTTATTTTGAATATCAAAGTTATGGGCCGGGCGCAGATCCTTCAGGAAGGGTTGCTTGGTCACATCAGCTGACAGCAGAGCAGGCAAAGACGTATACGATAAAAAATGTTTTCAATAACTGGATCCCGACTGACAAATAA
- a CDS encoding rhamnogalacturonan acetylesterase, with protein sequence MNKTLFLLPSFLMSFIFGIHRKTTIWLIGDSTVCNYNSAQFPLTGWGMPFANYFDSSVLIQNKARGGRSTRTFLSEGLWTPIKDNLQKGDYVFIQFGHNDEAKNYPDRYTTPEDYRKNLERFINDTKEKGAIPVLITPVSRRKFDAGGKALETHAIYSPIVREVAKNMNVPLIDLDQMSINLYQKFGPENSKLLFLLLKPGEEPNYPQGMLKNATHFNEYGARHIAELVLEGIRNANLPLAEHITGNR encoded by the coding sequence ATGAATAAGACGCTCTTTCTGCTGCCATCCTTCCTGATGTCTTTTATTTTTGGTATCCATAGAAAAACGACTATCTGGCTTATTGGCGATTCTACTGTTTGCAATTATAATAGTGCGCAATTTCCTTTAACAGGGTGGGGAATGCCTTTTGCCAATTATTTTGATTCTTCTGTTCTTATTCAAAATAAAGCGAGAGGCGGAAGAAGTACGCGTACTTTTTTGTCAGAAGGGCTCTGGACGCCTATAAAGGATAATCTGCAAAAGGGGGATTATGTTTTTATCCAATTTGGGCATAATGACGAAGCCAAAAACTATCCGGACAGATATACGACACCGGAAGATTATCGGAAAAATTTAGAAAGATTTATTAATGATACAAAAGAGAAAGGCGCTATACCGGTCCTTATTACTCCCGTAAGCAGGAGAAAATTTGATGCCGGTGGGAAAGCCCTGGAAACGCATGCTATTTATTCTCCGATTGTAAGAGAAGTGGCTAAAAATATGAATGTTCCCCTAATCGATTTGGATCAAATGAGTATCAATTTGTATCAGAAATTTGGTCCAGAGAATTCAAAATTATTATTCCTTCTTTTGAAACCCGGTGAAGAGCCAAATTACCCGCAAGGCATGTTGAAAAATGCTACACATTTTAATGAATACGGTGCGCGACATATCGCAGAACTGGTCTTAGAAGGAATCAGAAATGCAAATCTGCCTTTAGCAGAACATATTACAGGAAACCGATAA
- a CDS encoding rhamnogalacturonan acetylesterase, whose amino-acid sequence MSNLQTNNRFKEEKLKMQSKYGKMIIVLMGLLSFSFLPEKQIKIYLIGDSTMADKSVKAYPETGWGMPFHYFFNKNAIVDNTAQNGRSTRTFIEEGRWKAVYDALKPGDYVLIQFGHNDEVPTKRSYTPPAQYKANLLKFIAESRSKGAFPILITPVARRAFDSNGKLLDTHHAYAHIVRETAKEAKLPLIDLDQLSRDLLQKLGPEKSAFLYNHLDPAENPHYSKGHTDNTHFSELGARTMAEIVLQQIEEQDLGLENYIKNISQNNVKQSNEKMHE is encoded by the coding sequence ATGAGTAACTTGCAAACAAACAATCGTTTTAAAGAAGAAAAATTGAAAATGCAAAGTAAATATGGTAAAATGATAATTGTGCTAATGGGACTTTTATCCTTTTCTTTTTTACCTGAAAAGCAAATAAAGATCTATCTGATAGGAGATTCCACCATGGCAGATAAGAGCGTTAAAGCATACCCCGAAACGGGCTGGGGGATGCCTTTTCATTATTTTTTTAATAAAAATGCAATTGTTGATAATACAGCGCAAAATGGCCGAAGTACTAGGACCTTTATAGAAGAGGGTCGATGGAAAGCTGTTTATGATGCGCTAAAACCCGGCGATTATGTATTGATACAATTTGGGCACAATGATGAAGTTCCCACAAAAAGAAGTTATACGCCACCTGCGCAGTATAAAGCAAATCTTTTGAAATTTATTGCAGAAAGCAGATCTAAAGGTGCTTTTCCAATATTAATAACTCCAGTTGCCAGGCGGGCCTTTGACAGTAACGGAAAACTTTTGGATACACATCACGCATATGCTCATATTGTTCGGGAAACAGCAAAAGAAGCAAAACTGCCATTGATTGATTTAGATCAATTAAGTCGCGATTTACTGCAGAAATTAGGACCTGAAAAGTCAGCTTTCTTATACAATCATTTAGACCCTGCTGAGAATCCACATTATTCCAAAGGGCATACTGATAACACACATTTTAGCGAATTAGGCGCGAGAACAATGGCGGAGATCGTACTACAGCAGATTGAAGAGCAAGATCTGGGATTGGAAAATTATATCAAAAATATATCTCAAAATAATGTTAAGCAATCGAATGAAAAAATGCATGAATAA
- a CDS encoding LacI family DNA-binding transcriptional regulator: MKFEPVTIKDIAKALNLSKSTVSRALRDSYEISSETKEIVVAYAKSVNYRPNPIALNLKERRSRTIGIVVSEIANSFFSQIINGIESIAKENDYNVIITQTLESYEREIEVIHNLAQSVDGLLISLSSETKDIAHIQLLHDRGMPIVFFDRIIESIEAHKVISDDYKGAYSATTHLLENGYKKIAFIGNTPNLSIIKHRKEGYLAALQKAGIKPKESYIKYCEHGGMYYEEVEEIINQLFKLKDRPDAVFSCSDKITTNCFRYFNANNIILPDDIALIGFSNLDLTGFMKPSLSIIKQQAFEIGVKAAELLIKQIESKRPVYEYSKIVLDPELFIRDSTQKRKNTQ; the protein is encoded by the coding sequence ATGAAGTTCGAACCAGTCACCATTAAAGATATTGCCAAGGCGCTTAATCTTTCCAAGTCAACCGTGTCAAGAGCGTTACGGGATAGTTATGAGATTAGCTCAGAAACAAAAGAAATTGTTGTTGCATATGCGAAGTCTGTTAATTATAGACCCAATCCAATTGCCCTTAACTTAAAGGAAAGGAGAAGCCGTACGATCGGCATTGTGGTTTCAGAAATTGCCAATAGCTTCTTTTCACAAATCATCAACGGTATTGAATCGATAGCAAAAGAAAATGATTATAATGTTATTATTACCCAGACATTAGAATCTTATGAAAGAGAAATAGAGGTTATACATAACCTTGCTCAATCGGTAGATGGTTTACTTATTTCACTTTCTTCTGAAACAAAAGACATAGCACATATTCAGTTGCTACATGACAGAGGTATGCCGATTGTATTTTTTGATAGAATTATTGAGTCTATTGAAGCACATAAAGTCATTTCAGATGATTACAAAGGTGCTTATAGCGCGACTACCCATTTATTAGAAAATGGATATAAAAAAATAGCTTTCATTGGCAATACACCCAATCTTTCCATTATTAAACACAGAAAAGAAGGCTACTTGGCCGCCTTACAAAAAGCAGGCATAAAACCTAAAGAATCCTACATCAAATATTGTGAACATGGTGGCATGTATTACGAAGAAGTAGAAGAAATAATTAATCAATTATTTAAGCTCAAAGATAGACCGGATGCCGTTTTTTCTTGTTCAGATAAGATTACGACCAATTGCTTTAGATATTTCAATGCAAATAATATAATTCTTCCTGATGATATTGCTTTGATTGGTTTTTCTAATCTCGATTTAACCGGCTTTATGAAGCCTTCCTTATCCATCATTAAACAACAAGCTTTTGAAATAGGCGTGAAAGCAGCAGAGTTGCTTATCAAGCAGATAGAAAGTAAGCGGCCTGTTTATGAATACAGTAAAATCGTTCTCGATCCGGAATTGTTTATTCGGGATTCTACACAAAAAAGAAAAAACACCCAGTAG
- a CDS encoding GLPGLI family protein has protein sequence MKHILKALLFTIITGISLQTFAQHAMFLSHGKIVFEKKVNMYALIQEEMKRYPDDPWMSQYYEAYKKTNPQFATTDFNLVFDGQKTLFKAVDETDNNHSFYSYSPKNIVYSDLAKQQAVSQKKVFEDLFLVKDSTRKIQWKITDETREIAGFQCRRANALIMDSIYVVAFYTDQIPSSGGPESFNGLPGMILGVALPYDHITWFATKVSTGTMATDAEIVPPVKGKETTKHALYLKLKDAMKDWGGGGASILKNVML, from the coding sequence ATGAAACATATATTAAAAGCATTGCTATTCACGATAATCACAGGTATTTCTTTACAGACCTTTGCACAGCATGCTATGTTCTTGAGTCATGGAAAAATTGTATTTGAAAAAAAGGTGAATATGTATGCCCTTATTCAAGAAGAGATGAAACGATATCCTGACGACCCTTGGATGTCTCAATATTATGAGGCGTATAAAAAAACGAATCCGCAATTTGCAACAACCGATTTTAATTTAGTATTTGATGGACAAAAAACACTATTTAAGGCTGTCGATGAGACGGATAATAACCACTCATTTTATTCTTATTCACCTAAAAATATTGTTTATTCCGATTTAGCAAAACAGCAGGCTGTTTCGCAGAAAAAAGTGTTTGAAGATCTTTTTTTGGTAAAAGACAGTACCCGAAAAATTCAGTGGAAAATAACGGATGAAACGCGGGAAATAGCCGGATTTCAATGCCGCAGAGCAAATGCATTGATTATGGATTCTATTTATGTGGTGGCTTTTTATACGGATCAAATCCCCAGCTCCGGTGGGCCTGAATCATTTAATGGATTACCGGGAATGATTCTAGGTGTTGCATTGCCCTATGATCATATTACCTGGTTCGCTACCAAGGTTTCTACCGGAACAATGGCAACTGATGCGGAGATTGTCCCGCCAGTTAAGGGTAAAGAAACGACAAAGCATGCATTGTATCTTAAATTAAAAGATGCGATGAAGGACTGGGGCGGTGGTGGCGCTTCTATTCTGAAAAATGTTATGTTGTAG